A genomic region of Salinibacter pepae contains the following coding sequences:
- a CDS encoding PAS domain S-box protein, translating to MDDVDPASLSDPNRLAALGRYGVLGSLPEEAFGRVANLAARLLDAPMAGVHFVNDHSRWAGAQVGHDARRVAVDVSLSARELGTEELFVVEDAADDPRFQDNPLVAGGPAVRFYAGAAITTPAGHALGRLCVLDPTPRPEGLPEHDRQTLRELAGVVMDELAHRAQPRHREEILESITDAFYALDDEWRFTYINQQAEALLECSREEMLGEVIWEVFPETKELPNYEEYHCAVETGEPAHFEAYSPAFEAWFSVNAYPFDGGLSVYFNDVTARKEREHTLKEREEYLSVTLSSIGDAVIATDRGGRVTEMNAVAERLTGWSHADVEGRPLEDIFQIHNAKTGAPVESPVQKVLREGKTVGLANHTVLTARDGTEYQIADSAAPIRTDEDDLLGVVMVFRDVTDEYERREAIKEQRERLEMALIGGGAGMWDWDMQTGDAVYDERWADILGYSLDEVESDNSFFERHTHPDDLERVYDDIDRHARGEIPYLDQEIRMRHRDGSWRWVLDRGRIVERAADGTPLRMVGTHVDITERKERERELRTVRRRFEQFAANVQDAFFLLPTDYSEAEYVNPAVEPVYGVPAEDIREDPAAWLTHVHPDDREKLLASMERQRDGAVDWPVQQEFRIQHPDRGRRWVESRLDIVADDGGPPRIAGVATDITERKEAEQRLRLQLDTLRQVATGAPLRTTLRDLIAAIEAQCPGMIGSVLFFDRAQGRIQHGVAPHLPDAYNAAIDGVEIGPAAGSCGTAMHERAPVIAEDIESDPRWADYRDLARSHGLRACWSVPIFDSNDEVLGTFALYHEQPTAPTEQERTLIDQARSLAGVAIERHRTAETLRGRERRVEALYDAMSILTQSETPHELAEVLLNLVTDTLDYPVCAVRYAEDDRLVPTVASPACREVLGPREAYTIDGPQAAAEAFRTGTTLHYDDAAEAGGIDAPSPLQSVAHVPLGPYGSLSVGMTESGSIPPFDVRLLDVLAQNAESVLRRIDHEQELVEAKETAEEMSRLKSAFLANISHEIRTPLTSILGFAEAIGGEVEGARRVEEVDLASLARFSSLIEQSGQRLMDTLTGVLNLSKLQAGEMTLDLHPVDLAAEAAAAAHEFAPQADGAGVALELREEDASVWARADRSGVQIVLRNLLSNAIKYTEEGGTVWIRARTDREHAVLEVEDTGIGMDPDTADVLFEAFKQASEGIGREYEGTGLGLTVTKEVLDQMDGAVAVETEQGEGSRFTVWLPRAADEEDPGRGTSGS from the coding sequence ATGGACGACGTCGACCCTGCCTCGCTCTCGGATCCCAATCGGCTCGCCGCCCTGGGCCGCTACGGCGTTCTCGGAAGCCTCCCCGAAGAGGCGTTCGGGCGCGTTGCCAACCTCGCGGCGCGCCTCCTTGACGCCCCCATGGCCGGGGTCCACTTCGTCAACGACCACTCCCGATGGGCCGGGGCGCAGGTGGGCCACGATGCCCGGCGGGTGGCCGTCGACGTGTCGCTCTCCGCCCGTGAGCTCGGCACCGAGGAGCTCTTCGTCGTCGAGGACGCGGCCGACGACCCGCGTTTTCAGGACAACCCGCTCGTGGCCGGCGGGCCGGCCGTTCGCTTCTACGCCGGCGCCGCCATCACGACGCCCGCGGGCCATGCACTCGGGCGGCTTTGTGTGCTCGACCCGACGCCGCGCCCCGAGGGCCTCCCCGAGCACGACCGTCAGACGCTCCGCGAGCTCGCCGGTGTCGTCATGGACGAACTGGCGCATCGCGCCCAGCCCCGCCACCGGGAAGAGATCCTCGAAAGCATCACCGACGCGTTCTACGCGCTGGACGACGAATGGCGGTTTACCTACATCAATCAGCAGGCCGAAGCGCTCCTCGAGTGTTCTCGGGAAGAGATGCTGGGCGAGGTCATCTGGGAGGTGTTTCCCGAAACGAAGGAGCTCCCGAACTACGAGGAGTACCACTGCGCCGTGGAGACCGGCGAGCCCGCCCACTTCGAGGCGTATTCCCCAGCGTTTGAGGCGTGGTTCAGCGTCAACGCCTACCCGTTCGACGGCGGCCTGTCGGTCTACTTCAACGACGTGACGGCGCGCAAGGAGCGGGAGCACACCCTCAAGGAGCGCGAGGAGTACCTGTCGGTCACGCTCTCGTCCATCGGCGACGCCGTCATCGCCACCGACCGCGGCGGCCGCGTTACCGAGATGAACGCCGTCGCCGAGCGCCTCACCGGGTGGTCCCACGCCGACGTCGAAGGGCGCCCCCTGGAGGACATCTTCCAGATCCACAACGCCAAAACGGGCGCCCCAGTGGAGAGCCCGGTCCAGAAAGTGCTGCGTGAAGGCAAGACGGTCGGGCTTGCCAACCACACGGTCCTCACGGCCCGCGACGGCACCGAGTACCAGATTGCGGACAGCGCGGCCCCCATCCGCACCGACGAAGACGACCTGCTGGGGGTGGTCATGGTGTTCCGCGACGTGACCGACGAGTACGAGCGGCGGGAGGCGATCAAAGAGCAGCGCGAGCGCCTGGAGATGGCCCTGATCGGTGGGGGCGCCGGCATGTGGGACTGGGACATGCAGACGGGCGACGCGGTCTACGACGAGCGCTGGGCGGATATCCTCGGCTACTCGCTCGACGAGGTCGAGTCTGACAACTCGTTCTTCGAGCGCCATACCCACCCCGATGATCTTGAACGGGTGTACGACGACATCGACCGCCACGCCCGCGGCGAGATTCCCTACCTCGACCAGGAGATCCGGATGCGCCACAGGGACGGCTCCTGGCGGTGGGTCCTCGACCGGGGCCGGATCGTCGAGCGGGCCGCGGACGGGACGCCGCTCCGCATGGTGGGCACGCACGTGGACATCACCGAGCGCAAGGAGCGGGAGCGAGAGCTCCGGACGGTCCGCCGCCGGTTCGAGCAGTTCGCCGCAAACGTGCAGGACGCGTTTTTCCTGTTGCCGACGGACTACTCGGAAGCCGAGTACGTGAACCCGGCCGTCGAACCCGTCTACGGCGTCCCGGCCGAGGACATTCGTGAAGACCCGGCGGCCTGGCTTACACACGTCCACCCCGACGACAGAGAAAAGCTGCTCGCCAGCATGGAGCGCCAACGGGACGGCGCAGTGGATTGGCCCGTCCAACAGGAATTCCGCATCCAACATCCAGACCGGGGGCGCCGCTGGGTCGAATCGCGACTCGACATTGTCGCGGACGACGGGGGCCCGCCCCGGATCGCCGGCGTGGCGACGGACATCACCGAGCGCAAGGAGGCCGAGCAGCGGCTCCGCCTCCAATTGGACACCCTCCGCCAGGTGGCCACGGGCGCGCCCCTCCGAACCACCCTTCGGGACCTCATCGCGGCCATCGAGGCCCAGTGCCCCGGCATGATCGGATCGGTCTTGTTCTTCGACCGCGCACAGGGGCGCATCCAGCACGGCGTGGCCCCCCACCTGCCCGACGCCTACAATGCGGCCATCGACGGGGTCGAGATTGGCCCGGCGGCCGGGTCCTGCGGGACGGCGATGCACGAGCGCGCCCCCGTGATCGCCGAGGACATCGAGAGCGACCCGCGCTGGGCCGACTACCGCGACCTCGCCCGTTCGCACGGCCTCCGTGCCTGCTGGTCGGTGCCCATTTTTGACTCCAACGACGAGGTCCTCGGAACCTTTGCGCTCTACCACGAGCAGCCCACCGCCCCCACCGAGCAGGAACGGACGCTCATCGATCAGGCCCGCTCGCTGGCCGGCGTCGCCATCGAGCGCCACCGCACCGCCGAAACGCTGCGCGGCCGGGAGCGGCGTGTGGAGGCGCTCTACGACGCCATGAGCATCCTCACCCAGTCCGAGACGCCGCACGAGCTGGCCGAGGTGCTCCTCAACCTCGTCACCGACACGCTGGACTACCCCGTCTGCGCGGTGCGCTACGCCGAGGACGACCGGCTCGTCCCCACCGTCGCCTCGCCGGCCTGCCGGGAGGTCCTGGGGCCGCGCGAGGCCTACACCATTGACGGCCCACAGGCGGCGGCCGAGGCCTTCCGGACCGGCACCACGTTGCACTACGACGACGCCGCGGAGGCAGGTGGCATCGACGCCCCCAGCCCGCTGCAGAGCGTCGCGCACGTGCCGCTGGGGCCGTACGGAAGCCTCTCCGTCGGCATGACCGAGTCCGGATCGATCCCGCCCTTCGACGTGCGCCTGCTCGACGTCCTGGCCCAGAATGCCGAGAGCGTGCTCCGCCGGATCGACCACGAGCAGGAGCTGGTGGAGGCCAAAGAGACGGCCGAGGAGATGAGCCGACTCAAGTCGGCCTTTCTCGCCAACATCAGCCACGAGATCCGCACGCCGCTGACCTCCATCCTCGGCTTCGCGGAGGCGATCGGCGGAGAGGTGGAGGGCGCCCGGCGGGTTGAGGAGGTCGACCTTGCGTCGCTGGCAAGGTTCTCGTCGCTGATCGAACAGAGCGGGCAGCGCCTGATGGACACGCTCACCGGCGTGCTAAACCTCTCGAAGCTGCAGGCCGGAGAGATGACCCTCGACCTCCACCCGGTCGACCTGGCCGCCGAGGCCGCGGCCGCGGCCCACGAGTTTGCCCCCCAGGCGGACGGCGCCGGCGTGGCCCTCGAACTGAGGGAAGAAGACGCGTCGGTTTGGGCCCGGGCCGACAGAAGTGGGGTGCAAATTGTCCTTCGCAACCTCCTCTCCAATGCGATCAAATATACGGAGGAAGGGGGCACGGTGTGGATTCGGGCTCGGACGGACAGGGAGCACGCGGTTTTGGAGGTGGAAGATACCGGAATCGGGATGGACCCGGACACGGCCGATGTGCTCTTTGAGGCGTTCAAGCAGGCGTCCGAAGGGATCGGGCGCGAGTACGAGGGCACGGGACTGGGCCTGACTGTCACCAAGGAGGTGCTGGACCAGATGGACGGCGCCGTTGCCGTGGAGACCGAGCAGGGCGAGGGGAGCCGGTTTACGGTGTGGCTTCCCCGGGCCGCGGACGAGGAGGACCCGGGAAGGGGCACCTCGGGCTCGTGA
- a CDS encoding DUF3472 domain-containing protein, which yields MRNCAFTLTIGFWAVATVFALALPGCDSSTEEEVDGGDSSAPTETVVVPLGGNAYRTRGAGPGAVTQEGITTWKNDESTFSVFVKLREPAVVTPRLRARAPEGEESTVRLSVDGVEEEVRVANSDYTTVAFGETEIEESGYVRFDLTGVEKTGDEFVEATDLTLEVPRGTSVHAVQSNEANTFYWSRRGPSVHLNYDLPDATVEWVHSAITVPEGKDPVGAYYMANGFDEGYFGIQVNSDEERRVLFSVWSPHDTDDPSSIPDSLRVQLVAKGDGVTAGEFGGEGSGGQSYLTYSWEAGTTYRFLTRAEPDGEGSTIYTAYFYPPEEGEWRFIASFKRPQTDTWYEGWYSFLENFDPGMGHVERKAHYHDQWARDTGGDWHAIQQATFTGDRTASLGLREDFAGGVEENAFYLRHCGFFDDAVSLDQTFEYPSSDRQPPSVNVKELPISGGTRRAVD from the coding sequence ATGAGGAATTGCGCTTTCACCTTGACGATTGGGTTTTGGGCGGTCGCGACCGTTTTTGCTCTCGCCCTCCCCGGGTGTGATTCGTCTACTGAGGAGGAGGTCGACGGGGGCGACTCGTCGGCCCCGACAGAGACGGTCGTGGTGCCGTTGGGTGGCAATGCGTATCGGACGCGTGGCGCGGGGCCGGGCGCGGTCACCCAGGAGGGGATCACGACGTGGAAGAATGACGAGAGTACGTTCAGTGTATTCGTAAAGTTGCGCGAACCGGCGGTCGTGACGCCTCGTCTGCGCGCCCGGGCCCCCGAGGGGGAGGAGAGCACCGTACGACTCAGTGTGGACGGGGTCGAGGAGGAAGTGCGAGTCGCCAATTCCGACTACACAACTGTTGCCTTCGGAGAAACGGAGATTGAGGAGAGCGGCTACGTCCGCTTTGACCTGACGGGCGTAGAGAAAACAGGAGACGAGTTTGTAGAGGCCACCGATCTGACATTGGAGGTGCCGCGCGGCACGTCGGTCCACGCCGTGCAGTCCAACGAAGCCAACACCTTTTACTGGTCGCGGCGCGGCCCCTCGGTTCACCTGAACTATGACCTGCCGGACGCAACGGTCGAGTGGGTGCACAGCGCGATCACGGTGCCGGAGGGCAAAGACCCGGTTGGGGCCTACTACATGGCCAACGGCTTCGATGAGGGCTACTTCGGCATCCAGGTCAACTCCGACGAGGAGCGACGGGTGTTGTTTTCCGTGTGGAGCCCACACGATACGGACGATCCCTCCTCCATTCCGGACTCTCTGCGCGTGCAGTTGGTGGCAAAGGGAGACGGGGTGACGGCCGGTGAATTTGGGGGGGAGGGATCGGGCGGGCAGTCCTATCTGACGTACTCCTGGGAAGCAGGAACGACGTACCGGTTTTTGACGCGCGCTGAGCCGGATGGGGAGGGAAGCACGATCTACACCGCCTACTTTTACCCCCCGGAGGAAGGGGAATGGCGGTTCATCGCGAGCTTCAAGCGCCCGCAGACGGATACGTGGTACGAGGGGTGGTACTCCTTCCTGGAAAACTTTGACCCGGGCATGGGCCACGTCGAGCGAAAGGCCCACTACCACGACCAGTGGGCGCGGGACACTGGGGGGGACTGGCACGCCATTCAACAGGCCACCTTCACCGGCGATAGGACCGCGAGTTTGGGCTTGCGAGAAGACTTTGCTGGGGGCGTCGAAGAGAATGCATTTTATTTGCGGCATTGCGGGTTTTTCGACGATGCCGTGTCCCTCGATCAGACCTTCGAATATCCGTCTTCGGATCGACAGCCGCCGTCCGTGAACGTCAAGGAGTTGCCCATCTCAGGAGGGACGAGGAGGGCCGTTGACTGA
- a CDS encoding beta-N-acetylhexosaminidase — protein MLFGVGCTAAEQSTHTQSPAGASDRAAAQRSAAMAEGERYPIIPWPRRLEPREGTFALDEETRILVSDPENKTARAPAEALATLVRNATVFPMRVARTTAPKGPVSEQPENTVAFILTDGDAPDESDASRPNDARLANTPSEGEADGRYELTVTPRAVAVRAPTPKGLFYGMQTLRQLLPPPVERGLGHDDEHIEWALPAVRIEDAPRFPYRGMHLDVGRHVFPVSFIKTYIDLLALHKLDTFHWHLTEDQGWRIEIEPYPRLTSIGACRDSSMVGHYEAGTYDGSEYCGYYTQEEVREVVRYAQERHVTVVPEIEMPGHARAALAAYPEMGCTSVTDSSYTVATTWGVHEQIYCPNEETFTFLKNVLTEVMELFPSRYIHIGGDEAPKEQWRKSRVAQAVIEREGLAGEKELQSYFIRRIGEFLSEHGRTLIGWDEILEGGLPPGATVMSWRGTAGGIEAAHQGQNAIMTPTDALYFDYYQADPDSEPLAIGGLTTLRDVYGYDPVPDSLGTEAVRHIVGAQANVWTEYIHTPEKVEYMAYPRALALSEIVWTPETDHEWAHFRARLPAHLRRLDALDVDYRVPEAVRSGDVAKEF, from the coding sequence ATGCTCTTCGGCGTGGGGTGCACCGCCGCTGAGCAGAGCACGCACACACAGTCGCCGGCGGGGGCGTCCGACCGGGCCGCGGCCCAGCGCTCGGCGGCCATGGCGGAGGGCGAGCGTTATCCGATCATTCCCTGGCCGCGCCGGCTGGAGCCCCGGGAGGGCACCTTCGCGTTGGACGAGGAGACCCGAATTCTCGTGTCCGACCCGGAAAACAAAACCGCACGAGCGCCCGCCGAGGCCCTAGCGACCCTGGTGCGCAACGCCACGGTGTTTCCGATGCGGGTTGCCCGAACGACGGCCCCCAAGGGCCCCGTCTCCGAGCAGCCGGAAAACACGGTTGCTTTCATTCTGACCGACGGAGACGCCCCCGACGAGAGCGACGCGTCCCGTCCGAATGACGCTCGTCTAGCCAACACGCCCAGCGAGGGGGAGGCGGACGGCCGCTACGAACTGACGGTCACGCCCCGTGCCGTTGCGGTGCGCGCCCCGACCCCGAAAGGGCTCTTCTACGGCATGCAGACGCTGCGCCAACTCCTGCCGCCACCGGTCGAACGGGGACTCGGGCACGACGACGAGCACATCGAGTGGGCGCTGCCCGCCGTCCGGATCGAAGACGCCCCGCGCTTTCCCTATCGCGGCATGCATTTGGATGTCGGGCGTCACGTCTTTCCGGTGTCCTTCATCAAGACGTACATCGATCTGTTGGCGCTCCACAAGCTCGACACCTTTCACTGGCACCTGACCGAGGACCAGGGGTGGCGCATCGAGATTGAGCCGTATCCCCGGCTTACGAGCATAGGGGCGTGCCGCGACTCGTCGATGGTTGGCCACTACGAGGCCGGGACCTACGACGGCTCCGAATACTGCGGATACTACACCCAGGAGGAGGTGCGTGAGGTCGTGCGGTACGCCCAAGAGCGGCACGTGACAGTGGTGCCCGAAATTGAAATGCCGGGGCATGCCCGGGCGGCCCTGGCGGCGTACCCCGAGATGGGATGCACGAGCGTCACCGACTCGTCCTACACGGTGGCAACCACCTGGGGCGTCCACGAACAGATCTACTGCCCCAACGAAGAAACCTTCACGTTCCTGAAGAACGTGCTCACGGAGGTCATGGAGCTGTTCCCGAGCAGGTACATCCACATTGGCGGCGACGAGGCGCCCAAAGAGCAGTGGAGAAAGAGCAGGGTCGCCCAGGCGGTGATCGAACGGGAGGGCCTGGCCGGCGAAAAGGAACTGCAGAGCTACTTCATCCGCCGCATTGGGGAGTTCCTCAGCGAGCACGGACGGACGCTGATTGGCTGGGATGAGATTTTGGAAGGGGGGCTTCCGCCCGGCGCCACCGTCATGTCGTGGCGCGGCACCGCGGGGGGCATCGAAGCGGCCCATCAAGGGCAAAATGCGATCATGACGCCGACGGATGCGCTCTACTTCGACTACTATCAGGCCGATCCAGACAGCGAGCCCCTGGCCATCGGCGGCCTGACGACGCTCCGCGACGTATACGGGTACGACCCGGTTCCCGACTCGCTCGGCACCGAGGCCGTGCGGCACATCGTCGGCGCCCAGGCAAACGTGTGGACCGAATACATCCATACCCCCGAGAAGGTCGAATACATGGCCTACCCGCGGGCCCTGGCCCTGTCGGAAATCGTGTGGACGCCGGAGACCGACCACGAGTGGGCGCACTTTCGGGCGCGCCTGCCGGCCCACCTCCGTCGGCTTGACGCCCTCGACGTGGACTATCGAGTGCCAGAGGCCGTTCGCTCCGGCGACGTCGCAAAGGAATTCTAG
- a CDS encoding Gfo/Idh/MocA family protein, whose protein sequence is MDRRSFLQTTAAAGLGVSLAPFSGFRQARDEPVRLGLIGVGARGTSHLRGLIQRDDVRIPAVCDVKSENLNRALDLVQQSGRPRPEGYGEGDRAYRGLLSRSDLDGVLISTPWLWHVPMAVEAMEAGVFVGLEVPAATTVEGCWDLVHTAERTGSHCMFLENVCYRRDVMAVLKMVREGLFGEPIHCRCGYQHSLLPYLFDENTSFGPGTGSVSSWRTEHYTKRNGDLYTTHGIGPVAHWLDINSGNRFERLTSTATKARGMHDHIVEEGGTDHPKADVNFAQGDIVTSTITTANGESIVMTHDTSLPRPYSLGFRMQGTDGLWTVDNQSVHVEGRSPAHRWEDWKQYQNEFDADLWSRYEEEAEGSGHGGMDYFVRNAFVESIKRDVAPPIDVYDAATWSVLSPLSERSIEQGGEPVAIPDFTDGRWMTDERSFDPDAEF, encoded by the coding sequence ATGGATCGACGATCGTTCTTGCAGACGACTGCCGCGGCGGGGCTGGGCGTGTCGCTCGCGCCCTTCAGTGGGTTCCGGCAGGCACGAGATGAGCCTGTGCGCCTCGGCCTTATCGGGGTGGGGGCCCGCGGGACGTCTCACCTCCGAGGGCTCATTCAGCGCGACGACGTGAGGATTCCGGCGGTGTGCGACGTCAAGTCGGAGAACCTGAACCGAGCGCTCGATCTCGTTCAGCAATCCGGACGGCCGCGCCCGGAGGGATACGGGGAGGGCGATCGGGCCTACCGAGGCCTCCTTTCTCGCAGCGACCTCGATGGGGTTCTGATCTCCACGCCGTGGCTCTGGCACGTCCCCATGGCCGTCGAGGCGATGGAGGCCGGTGTGTTCGTGGGGCTTGAGGTGCCGGCCGCGACGACCGTGGAGGGGTGCTGGGACCTCGTCCACACCGCCGAGCGGACCGGGTCGCACTGCATGTTTCTCGAGAACGTGTGCTACCGCCGCGACGTGATGGCCGTCCTCAAAATGGTCCGCGAGGGGCTGTTTGGGGAGCCCATTCACTGTCGCTGCGGGTACCAACACAGCCTCCTCCCGTACCTGTTCGACGAGAACACCTCGTTCGGGCCGGGCACGGGCAGCGTGTCCAGTTGGCGCACCGAGCACTACACGAAGCGGAACGGCGACCTGTACACTACGCACGGCATCGGGCCGGTGGCCCACTGGCTCGACATCAACAGCGGCAACCGGTTTGAGCGGCTCACCTCGACCGCCACGAAAGCCCGAGGCATGCACGACCACATCGTCGAGGAGGGCGGCACGGATCACCCGAAGGCCGACGTCAACTTTGCGCAGGGCGATATCGTGACGAGCACGATTACGACGGCCAACGGGGAGTCGATCGTCATGACCCACGACACCAGCCTGCCCCGCCCCTACTCCCTGGGCTTCCGGATGCAGGGCACCGACGGGCTGTGGACGGTCGACAATCAGAGCGTGCACGTCGAGGGACGCAGCCCTGCCCACCGGTGGGAGGACTGGAAGCAGTACCAGAACGAGTTCGACGCCGACCTCTGGTCGCGGTACGAGGAGGAGGCGGAAGGCTCCGGACACGGGGGCATGGACTACTTCGTCCGGAACGCCTTCGTCGAGTCGATCAAGCGGGACGTGGCGCCGCCGATCGACGTCTACGACGCCGCGACGTGGAGCGTGCTGAGTCCCCTGTCCGAGCGGTCGATCGAGCAGGGCGGCGAGCCGGTGGCCATCCCCGACTTCACCGACGGCCGCTGGATGACTGACGAGCGCTCCTTCGACCCGGACGCTGAATTTTAA